Below is a window of Narcine bancroftii isolate sNarBan1 chromosome 13, sNarBan1.hap1, whole genome shotgun sequence DNA.
CAAGTGTCTGGTTGGCACTGTGGCACCGTCCACATGTAAGTCAGGCGCCAGGTCCCATTCGACAGTGAAGACTGCCATTAACTGCAGGCACCAAAGGTCTCAGCCCGTGAAGCAGGGCACTCCCTCCACCCTACCCTCTGCATTAGCAGGCCCAACATGTCCAGGTCCCTGAAGATACAAGAGGTGGAGGCCCTTTGGCCAGCAGGCTTCCCGGCCAGATTTCTCCCAAGGAGAATCCACCAGTCGTTGGGAGCCTCTGGACCTGGACGTTGGTGACCACCAGCGTTTGGGATTAAAAAGTAATAGGCCACATCTctagaaaatcccccccccccccaacagccgGGCAGAACCCTTCTTCCCTTGGCCTTGGGTCCACCCATCTCCAACCTAGCAGCAGGTCAGTTAACTCAGTGCCCAGTCTGtccaggggggagggaggggaggggggggtaatgGTGGGTTACAGGTCACTGATCTCCAATGCCCCATTCTTGGCAGTGTCGGGAAGACCTTCACCGGGCATTCTCTTGCCTGGGCTCCTGCCCAACAACCTCTCGTGGACCTGGGCCCCCTGCACCGTGCTGTTGACGAGGCACATCTCCATGTAGCTGCTCCCCGTCGCCTTGCTGCCCAGCTTCTTGTCATCCACGCGCCTGCTGGCACGGCAGAGAAGCTTCCGGAAGCCTTGCTTGAAGTTGTCTGAGAGGAAGCTGTAGATGAAGGGGTTGGCGCAGCTGTTGGCATAAGACAGCAGCACCACGAAGAAGTAGAGCCCCACCAGGGAGGGATCGGAGGGCAAGGTGGACACCAGGTTGACGATGTTCATGATGTAGAAGGGAAGCCAGCAGAAGACAAAGGCGGCCACCACCATGACCACCATCCAGGTGACCCTGCGCTCCGACTTCTTCCTCTTGGTGGACGTGGCTCGCACCTTCCTGCTGGATGACTTCAATTTGATGATAATGAGAAGGTAGCAGAGACAGATCACCAGCAGCGGTGCAAAGAAGCCCAGGGTGGCGGTATAGATGATGAAGGCAGTCGACCAGACCATGACGGGCTCCGGCCAGTTGATGTTGCAAGTGTGCATGCCGATCTTCACCGTGGAAAAGACAACGACGGGGAGCACAACCACGAAGGAGATGGCCCACACCATGACGTTGATGGCCTTGGCCACCTGCGGCCTGCGCCACCTGATGGACTTCACCGGGTGGACCACAGCCAGGTACCTGTCGATGCTCATCACCGTCAGGCAGAAGATGCTGGTGAACTGGTTGATGCCATCCACCGTCATCACCAGGCGGCACATCAGCGAACCAAAGGGCCAGTAGGACAGGGCGTTCTGAATGGCCAGGAAGGGGAGGCCCAGCATGAAGAGCTCATCTGCGATGGCCAGGTTGAGGATGTAGATGTTAGTCACCGACTCCATCTTGGCATGGCGCAGGATGACATGAATGACGAGGGTGTTGCCGCTGAGTCCGATCGCGCACACGGTGAAATACACGACAGGGATCAGGATGGCACTCCCGCTGGCCGTGGCTGTGGGCTCCAGCGTGCCATTGGCTGACAGGTTTTGAACCAGAGGTGTGGGAAGGGTGAACCCTGTTGGAGTCTGTGTGGACGTAGCCAGATGTGGGAACAGCTTCTCCATCTCCTCCCACAAGTGCAGGCGCAGAAGATTCCTGGGAGAGAAACAGCAACATTAGGGTTAACATCCACCCTGGTCTCTGATTGTCCATGTGTTCTGAAATGTCATGTTTATTTAAGCCAATATATCTGTGCATTAACAATGTTTCGCTgaagggagtcatgtgatggagtaatggctggccaagtggaaccagccc
It encodes the following:
- the LOC138747918 gene encoding somatostatin receptor type 5-like, with amino-acid sequence MEKLFPHLATSTQTPTGFTLPTPLVQNLSANGTLEPTATASGSAILIPVVYFTVCAIGLSGNTLVIHVILRHAKMESVTNIYILNLAIADELFMLGLPFLAIQNALSYWPFGSLMCRLVMTVDGINQFTSIFCLTVMSIDRYLAVVHPVKSIRWRRPQVAKAINVMVWAISFVVVLPVVVFSTVKIGMHTCNINWPEPVMVWSTAFIIYTATLGFFAPLLVICLCYLLIIIKLKSSSRKVRATSTKRKKSERRVTWMVVMVVAAFVFCWLPFYIMNIVNLVSTLPSDPSLVGLYFFVVLLSYANSCANPFIYSFLSDNFKQGFRKLLCRASRRVDDKKLGSKATGSSYMEMCLVNSTVQGAQVHERLLGRSPGKRMPGEGLPDTAKNGALEISDL